From the Actinopolymorpha singaporensis genome, the window AGACCGGCGCGGCCCGGGCCGCGGTCGCCCAGGCGGCGACGATGCTCCGCGAGCACCTGAAGGCCTGAGTGGCCGCTCAGGTCGCGTGGGCCGCCCGGTCGTAGGCGGCGCGGGGCATCTGGGTGGCGAGCTTGCCGCCGCTGACGTCGATCAGGGTTCCGGTCACGTAGCCGGCCTGGTCGGAGGCGAGGAAGCAGACCAGGTTGGCGATGTCGTCCGGCGTACCCCACCGGCGGATCGTGAGCAGGTCCAACAGCCTGTCCTGTTCCTCCGGTGAGCGTTCGGCGAAGTGGTTCATCTGCGTGGGCACCATGCCCGGGGCGTAGGCGTTCGCGGTGATGTTCCACGGGCCCAGCTCGCCGGCGAGCGCCCGGGTGAAGTGCGCGACCGCCGCCTTCGCCGAGGCGTACGCCGAGCCGCCCGCGGTGGGGACGATCGCGGCGAACGACGAGACGTTGATGATGCGGCCGGAACGCTGCTCCTTCATCACCGGGACGACGGCCTTGCACATCAGGAACGTTCCGGTGAGGTTGACGTCCTGGCAGCGGCGCCAGCTCTCCTCCGACAGCACGTCGACGGGCCCGCCCGCGACGATGCCGGCGTTGTTGACCAGGATGTCGATGCGGCCGTGCCGGCGTACGGTCTCCTCGACGACCTCCTGGATGCGGGCGAGGTCGGTGACGTCGCAGACGAACTGACTCGCGGGTACGCCGCTCTCGGAGCCGAGCTCGGCGCCCAAGGCGTCCAGCTCGTCGGGGTGGACGTCCAGCGCCACGGTGGTGACCCCTTCGGCGGCCAGCCGGCGCACCAGCGCGCGGCCGATCCCGCGCCCGGCGCCGGTCACCACGGCGACACGTCCACTCAGATCGATGTGCATGCCCGTCAGCCAACCACGAAGGCGGGCGGGCGGTGGCCGAGCTGTCCGGGCATGGTCTGCCCTGTCTCGCTCCTCGGGCCGGGTGTGAGGCGGGCCAGGGCTCAGCGCACCCCGTGCGGACGGAACTGGATGCTGATCCGCGGCCCGACCACTCCCTTGGTCTTGGGCACGCAGTGCTCCCAGGTGCGCTGGCAGGAGCCACCCATCACGATCAGGTCGCCGTGGCCGAGCGGATGACGGATCGTCTCTCCGCCGCCGCGCGGTCGCAGCAGCAGGGAACGCGGGGCGCCGAGAGAGATGATCGCGACCATGGTGTCGTCGGTGCGGCCGCGACCGATCCGGTCACCGTGCCAGGCCACGCTGTCGCTGCCGTCGCGGTAAAGGCACAGTCCGGCGGTACGGAAGGGCTCGCCCAGCTCCTCGGCGTAGTGGGCGTCCAGGGCGGCCTTCGCCTCGTCGAGCAGTGGGTGGGGAAGGGGCGCGTCCTCGTCGTAGAAGCACAGCAGCCGCGGGACGTCGACCACCCGGTCGTACATCTGCC encodes:
- a CDS encoding SDR family NAD(P)-dependent oxidoreductase, coding for MHIDLSGRVAVVTGAGRGIGRALVRRLAAEGVTTVALDVHPDELDALGAELGSESGVPASQFVCDVTDLARIQEVVEETVRRHGRIDILVNNAGIVAGGPVDVLSEESWRRCQDVNLTGTFLMCKAVVPVMKEQRSGRIINVSSFAAIVPTAGGSAYASAKAAVAHFTRALAGELGPWNITANAYAPGMVPTQMNHFAERSPEEQDRLLDLLTIRRWGTPDDIANLVCFLASDQAGYVTGTLIDVSGGKLATQMPRAAYDRAAHAT
- a CDS encoding alpha-ketoglutarate-dependent dioxygenase AlkB translates to MTAAFQGSLLDYADEPGLAELAGAVRRVPLSYGAWIDLRPGWVRGSDQLFERLCETVPWYAEKRQMYDRVVDVPRLLCFYDEDAPLPHPLLDEAKAALDAHYAEELGEPFRTAGLCLYRDGSDSVAWHGDRIGRGRTDDTMVAIISLGAPRSLLLRPRGGGETIRHPLGHGDLIVMGGSCQRTWEHCVPKTKGVVGPRISIQFRPHGVR